Proteins encoded by one window of Chanos chanos chromosome 7, fChaCha1.1, whole genome shotgun sequence:
- the reep2 gene encoding receptor expression-enhancing protein 2 isoform X1 — protein MVSWIISRMVVLAFGTLYPAYSSYKAVKTKNVKEYVKWMMYWIVFAFFTTAETITDLVLSWFPFYFELKIAFVIWLLSPYTKGSSVLYRKFVHPTLSNREKEIDEYITQAKDRSYETMMRFGKRGLNLAANAAVTAAAKGQGVLSEKLRSFSMQDLTLIGDEEELHLRGAELHLRGTVPNLLDSTEDIHAGVNTTCIKTGTRSARVVSTAADNDSQHSPRTDGDQSDGKTEHSDEDFGEKVLKRTSSVKAVKKPASAKTETTKTLKKQPKKKSTVVSNNNAELP, from the exons CCTGGCCTTTGGGACCCTCTACCCCGCATACTCGTCCTATAAGGCAGTGAAGACGAAAAATGTAAAGGAGTAT GTGAAGTGGATGATGTACTGGATAGTATTTGCATTCTTTACCACTGCAGAGACCATCACGGATCTTGTCCTTTCTTG GTTCCCGTTTTACTTTGAGCTGAAGATTGCCTTTGTGATCTGGTTGCTGTCTCCGTACACAAAGGGCTCCAGCGTGCTCTACCGCAAGTTTGTGCATCCCACACTCTCCAACAGGGAGAAG GAGATAGATGAGTACATCACACAGGCAAAGGACCGCAGTTATGAGACTATGATGCGTTTTGGAAAGAGAGGCCTGAATCTCGCTGCTAATGCAGCGGTCACAGCAGCTGCCAAG GGGCAGGGTGTGCTATCAGAGAAACTACGAAGTTTCAGCATGCAGGATTTGACACTGATCGGCGATGAGGAGGAGCTGCACCTGCGCGGGGCAGAGCTGCACCTGCGTGGGACCGTGCCTAACCTGCTGGACTCTACAGAGGACATACATGCAGGCGTGAACACAACATGTATCAAAACTGGAACACGCTCAG CTCGTGTGGTATCCACAGCTGCAGACAATGATTCACAGCACAGCCCCAGGACAGATGGCGACCAATCGGATGGCAAGACTGAGCACTCTGATGAAGACTTCGGTGAAAAGGTTTTGAAACGCACTTCGAGCGTCAAGGCAGTGAAGAAGCCTGCATCTGCTAAGACAGAG ACTACAAAGACGCTAAAGAAACAGCCAAAGAAGAAGAGCACTGTTGTGTCCAATAATAATGCTGAGTTACCCTGA
- the reep2 gene encoding receptor expression-enhancing protein 2 isoform X2, translated as MVSWIISRMVVLAFGTLYPAYSSYKAVKTKNVKEYVKWMMYWIVFAFFTTAETITDLVLSWFPFYFELKIAFVIWLLSPYTKGSSVLYRKFVHPTLSNREKEIDEYITQAKDRSYETMMRFGKRGLNLAANAAVTAAAKGQGVLSEKLRSFSMQDLTLIGDEEELHLRGAELHLRGTVPNLLDSTEDIHAGVNTTSADNDSQHSPRTDGDQSDGKTEHSDEDFGEKVLKRTSSVKAVKKPASAKTETTKTLKKQPKKKSTVVSNNNAELP; from the exons CCTGGCCTTTGGGACCCTCTACCCCGCATACTCGTCCTATAAGGCAGTGAAGACGAAAAATGTAAAGGAGTAT GTGAAGTGGATGATGTACTGGATAGTATTTGCATTCTTTACCACTGCAGAGACCATCACGGATCTTGTCCTTTCTTG GTTCCCGTTTTACTTTGAGCTGAAGATTGCCTTTGTGATCTGGTTGCTGTCTCCGTACACAAAGGGCTCCAGCGTGCTCTACCGCAAGTTTGTGCATCCCACACTCTCCAACAGGGAGAAG GAGATAGATGAGTACATCACACAGGCAAAGGACCGCAGTTATGAGACTATGATGCGTTTTGGAAAGAGAGGCCTGAATCTCGCTGCTAATGCAGCGGTCACAGCAGCTGCCAAG GGGCAGGGTGTGCTATCAGAGAAACTACGAAGTTTCAGCATGCAGGATTTGACACTGATCGGCGATGAGGAGGAGCTGCACCTGCGCGGGGCAGAGCTGCACCTGCGTGGGACCGTGCCTAACCTGCTGGACTCTACAGAGGACATACATGCAGGCGTGAACACAACAT CTGCAGACAATGATTCACAGCACAGCCCCAGGACAGATGGCGACCAATCGGATGGCAAGACTGAGCACTCTGATGAAGACTTCGGTGAAAAGGTTTTGAAACGCACTTCGAGCGTCAAGGCAGTGAAGAAGCCTGCATCTGCTAAGACAGAG ACTACAAAGACGCTAAAGAAACAGCCAAAGAAGAAGAGCACTGTTGTGTCCAATAATAATGCTGAGTTACCCTGA